The Carcharodon carcharias isolate sCarCar2 chromosome 23, sCarCar2.pri, whole genome shotgun sequence genome has a window encoding:
- the selenow2a gene encoding selenoprotein W, 2a, which produces MSVKINVEYCGGUGYEPRYQKLADIITEAFPDAEISGNVGRKGSFEIEINGKLAFSKLETSGFPYEDDIINAIKKASNGEEVEKVVKSRPPCVIL; this is translated from the exons CGGTGGCTGAGGGTATGAACCCCGCTATCAGAAACTCGCCGACATCATCACAGAGGCGTTTCCTGATGCGGAGATTTCTGGAAATGTTGGGAGAAAAG GCAGCTTCgagattgaaatcaatgggaagtTGGCCTTTTCCAAGCTAGAAACCAGTGGATTCCCTTATGAAGATGAT atCATCAATGCAATCAAAAAAGCCAGTAATGGAGAAGAAGTAGAAAAAGTTGTCAAGAGCCGCCCTCCTTGTGTCATTCTGTAG